In Hydractinia symbiolongicarpus strain clone_291-10 chromosome 15, HSymV2.1, whole genome shotgun sequence, one DNA window encodes the following:
- the LOC130629052 gene encoding uncharacterized protein LOC130629052 — protein MSYRDRYRVSGYRSQPVSNRSSLYLPSDYNVTNFSDDLSDFDRQFKKLLERTEKFTNRVEKLQNTATYIKKGFLRIDNTVTGLRSQRDVIETAFDSIENRLYNDVGEPPTTEEEWKRFLDAGILIEKAVELLRNRYKHPKPVFEYSPEDRSPYSYDVSPSTVLVPNPHSPTDAEGNRIRDIGSELRPLTIPSLANNMKNGISKRGHNKIEKPLSPLSEEIIEPTETELVVRRWEKKEKNDDKSNEKNANEFRSSSLFKDETKVSNFKFENADTAIKDVIPGNARRPSFLKTLRNAANKKKTRPLTMYETSSAEFTENEINKEMNRRRREKEKIETESEFYERTNSMQSNLDDVAKSITSSFQSSASSSLSTSLNLCRDDDSPISTFKKRSSSSSFHEYNPGNRIPLKERLRRKQEAEEKANENKSAETKVTRISSSPQKTSKLVKNKSKDENKDENNSSFTSRFLRRFRSSKNNISYESEETTTRRRRTRKRSEEEENPPSVSESELTTMLQRRRKSESEDIKRKNSETSEEKKSSDKLINKEKESFLHNSSDLLNVQKEDVESHCPKESRSIANDFNDEFLNSTPTKTPPDITCSVRPITSTPNNIFGKDENNNKNDKVNLARRQGEVRHASNDKNETITKAIDLLNVEKLNVVKNKVSTDVTETARTDVVRRRRVQEDPTDDVMLKNLNRESVLIFEENIVPKVKTREEKILLFQTPKVSIEEVCEEEIQVADISKEGYFSVDVFEILKTSQHPVSEEEVPLVTLPTKCTVDEEALERVYQITPPEKTGRFFADVHIPRKQNDEERQKLHRSSSNSCEESLTGKMHQEIIDTKTAVEEKDIVNSPLEKNSFAYKSENEFDWINGEHYLESTDLTGENTVTEDNKSKVKEQTMKIIFTREDVTESRSVTKQRNDIGIDGDSSYNLQWNEEGCESDSKYITQNSMISKISADKNSTKLEEALHNLNIDELSTNDLNGGDLKLADVSIRKELVGQTGEGLDSAVCKTRIGNMSFTCDSIERIADSNLNVTEQVKTRSETTEYSDMVSTLDCHNFVLGDNENFTEINLKSEDMATTTGVQAGSETSLWYTEQRPFTEKMVQHNRNNCSEIKTDNKPGGENNQILNNEDLEARPLTPQLSEVGRSSLMGSSKKRLSYREQRGAHMKLLLGSTDLNGSVTSLLEKIDNDVTDEQIDDIPSLNTTPQRIQAGNTMPYRDCTGSMSSFIPATNSDTTEIKCTNNENNKPSSPDIDSDVKQASLFDVEKAPLSDIKQASLSDTMEASLLDERQCTGQAIAPQKNNELVSSLVKDKTTTRQAISAPISPTNDTVFTSLGNRGSEITGNKKSVVKPRSASEPSVRPLLEKQMSIKEYRRRKLESQETSSSCSDESIFEKSDVDKSTMSSLADESDVSNGNQYRNKRYSHSKKDLRDTERTSSSSESDAYPPNDVKNENKMFHRHYAYNGMQSDTSEYRYGENKRKHHDEAVSRTDHRKNYSQLSHRSLDS, from the exons ATGTCTTATAGAGATCGGTATAGAGTATCGGGTTATCGGAGTCAACCTGttagtaacagaagttctttaTACTTACCATCGGATTATAATGTTACTAATTTTTCGGATGATCTATCGGATTTCGATCGACAATTTAAGAAATTGTTGGAGAGAACAGAAAAGTTTACAAACCGAGTTGAAAAGCTTCAAAACACAGCGACATATATAAAGAAGGGTTTTCTTAGGATTGACAACACGGTTACAG GTTTGCGTTCGCAACGAGATGTCATTGAAACCGCGTTCGATAGTATCGAAAATAGGTTGTACAACGATGTTGGAGAACCACCAACAACAGAGGAGGAATGGAAACGCTTTCTCGATGCCGGCATTTTAATCGAAAAAGCTGTGGAATTACTAAG AAATCGTTATAAGCACCCAAAACCAGTATTTGAATACTCTCCGGAGGATCGCTCACCATACTCATACGATGTTTCTCCATCCACTGTACTTGTTCCAAATCCGCACTCACCCACAGATGCTGAAGGAAATCGAATTCGTGACATCGGGAGTGAACTCCGTCCATTAACGATTCCTTCTCTAGCAAATAACATGAAAAACGGAATATCAAAACGAGGGCATAACAAGATTGAAAAACCCTTATCGCCTTTATCGGAAGAAATTATTGAACCGACAGAAACTGAACTCGTTGTTCGAAGGtgggaaaaaaaagaaaaaaatgacgacAAATCAAACGAAAAAAATGCAAACGAATTCCGTTCCTCAAGTTTGTTTAAGGACGAAACTAAAGTGagtaattttaaatttgaaaatgccGACACAGCCATAAAAGATGTCATTCCTGGCAACGCACGACGTCCGTCGTTCTTAAAAACCTTACGAAATGCCGCCAACAAGAAAAAAACGCGACCTTTAACGATGTACGAGACATCAAGCGCTGAATTTACAGAAAATGAGATAAACAAAGAGATGAACAGAAGAaggagagaaaaagaaaaaatagaaacgGAAAGTGAATTCTACGAACGAACGAATTCTATGCAATCCAATTTGGACGACGTAGCTAAGAGTATAACATCGTCATTTCAATCTAGCGCAAGCTCCAGTCTAAGCACTAGCCTGAATCTATGTCGAGACGACGACTCACCAATCTCGACATTTAAAAAACGTAGTAGTAGCAGCAGTTTTCATGAATACAATCCAGGAAATAGAATACCGCTAAAAGAAAGACTAAGACGAAAGCAAGAGGCCGAAGAAAAGGCTAACGAGAATAAGTCCGCCGAAACAAAAGTTACGAGAATTTCTTCTTCACCGCAAAAAACATCCAAGctagttaaaaacaaaagtaaagaCGAAAATAAGGACGAAAACAATAGCAGCTTTACGTCGCGTTTTTTAAGGCGCTTCCGCTCgagtaaaaacaacatttcgtATGAATCAGAAGAAACGACAACGCGCCGACGTCGTACACGAAAAAGAAGCGAGGAGGAGGAAAATCCGCCGAGTGTTAGCGAGTCTGAATTAACGACAATGCTACAACGGCGTCGGAAAAGCGAATCAGAGGACATAAAACGTAAAAACAGTGAAACTAGTGAAGAAAAGAAATCGAGCGATAAGCTAATAAATAAAGAGAAAGAATCATTTCTGCATAATTCAAGTGACCTGCTCAATGTGCAGAAAGAAGATGTTGAATCCCATTGTCCGAAAGAAAGTCGATCTATAGCCAACGACTTCAACGACGAATTTTTAAACTCCACACCGACGAAAACGCCTCCTGATATCACGTGTAGTGTTAGACCCATTACAAGTACTCCGAATAATATATTTGGAAAagatgaaaataataataaaaatgataaagtTAATCTCGCACGGCGTCAGGGAGAAGTACGACACGCAAGTAACGATAAAAACGAAACCATAACTAAAGCCATAGACCTTTTAAACGTTGAAAAATTGAACGTTGTTAAAAATAAGGTTTCCACCGACGTAACGGAAACAGCACGTACTGACGTGGTACGTCGGCGACGAGTACAAGAAGACCCGACAGATGACGTTatgttgaaaaatttaaatcgagaatcGGTTTTGATTTTTGAAGAAAACATTGTGCCTAAAGTTAAGAcaagagaagaaaaaatattactttttcaaACACCTAAAGTATCGATAGAAGAGGTATGCGAAGAAGAAATTCaagttgctgacatcagcaaagaaGGATACTTTTCGGTAGATGTATTTGAAATACTTAAGACCTCACAACACCCAGTATCTGAAGAAGAAGTTCCTTTGGTGACTCTACCAACTAAATGTACGGTAGACGAAGAAGCGCTTGAAAGAGTTTATCAAATAACACCGCCTGAGAAAACAGGGAGATTTTTTGCAGATGTTCACATACCTAGGAAACAAAATGATGAAGAGAGGCAAAAACTCCATCGCAGTAGTTCAAACAGCTGCGAAGAATCGTTAACAGGGAAAATGCATCAGGAGATAATTGACACAAAAACAGCTGTGGAGGAGAAAGATATTGTTAACTCGCCCTTAGAAAAAAACTCTTTCGCGTACaaatcggaaaatgagtttgatTGGATTAACGGTGAACATTATCTAGAATCAACGGATTTAACAGGAGAAAACACGGTTACAGAAGACAACAAATCGAAAGTAAAAGAACAAACTATGAAAATTATATTCACAAGGGAAGACGTGACTGAAAGCAGAAGCGTTACCAAACAAAGAAACGATATAGGAATTGATGGCGATAGTAGTTATAATTTGCAATGGAATGAAGAAGGTTGTGAATCAGATTCGAAATATATTACCCAGAATAGCATGATTTCAAAGATATCAGCTGATAAAAATTCGACTAAGTTGGAAGAAGCGCTACACAATCTAAACATCGACGAGTTGTCTACGAATGACTTGAACGGTGGCGATTTAAAACTTGCTGATGTAAGCATAAGAAAAGAACTTGTAGGACAGACAGGAGAAGGTCTTGATTCTGCAGTATGTAAAACACGCATTGGCAATATGTCGTTTACTTGCGACAGCATTGAACGAATTGCGGACAGTAATTTAAATGTTACCGAGCAAGTAAAAACCAGGTCAGAAACAACAGAATATAGCGACATGGTTTCTACGCTTGATTGTCACAACTTTGTCTTGGGTGACAATGAAAACTttacagaaattaatttaaaatcagAGGATATGGCAACAACCACAGGAGTGCAAGCAGGCTCAGAAACCAGCCTCTGGTATACGGAGCAAAGACCATTCACCGAAAAAATGGTGCAACATAACCGTAACAATTGTTCCGAGATAAAAACCGATAATAAACCAGGTGGAGAGAATAATCAAATTTTGAATAACGAAGATCTAGAGGCTCGACCACTAACACCGCAATTGAGTGAGGTAGGCCGTAGTAGTTTGATGGGGTCGTCTAAGAAGCGACTGAGTTATCGAGAACAACGTGGGGCCCACATGAAGCTTTTGTTGGGTTCAACCGACTTGAACGGGAGTGTAACGTCGCTACTAGAAAAAATTGATAATGACGTAACTGATGAACAAATTGACGATATTCCATCACTAAATACAACACCGCAACGTATACAAGCAGGAAATACGATGCCATATCGCGACTGTACCGGTTCAATGAGCTCATTTATCCCGGCGACGAATAGTGATACGACAGAAATTAAATGTACAAACAATGAAAACAACAAACCATCTTCACCCGACATCGACTCTGACGTAAAGCAAGCTTCACTATTCGACGTAGAGAAGGCGCCATTATCCGACATAAAGCAGGCATCACTATCCGACACAATGGAGGCGTCACTACTAGACGAAAGACAATGCACTGGACAAGCAATAGCACCACAAAAAAACAATGAACTTGTCTCATCACTTGTAAAAGACAAAACGACGACACGTCAAGCTATTTCAGCTCCGATAAGTCCAACAAATGATACCGTGTTCACATCCCTTGGCAATAGAGGCTCCGAAATTACAGGAAACAAGAAAAGCGTTGTTAAACCGAGGTCGGCATCGGAACCGTCAGTTCGACCATTGTTGGAAAAACAAATGAGTATAAAAGAGTACCGACGTCGTAAA
- the LOC130629058 gene encoding potassium channel subfamily K member 3-like produces the protein MAVIRCCAFIFASIIIIILGATFFHGMEKKRSSESEEDTSISRILQNTKYNLSKDKVDDILMLLKENFVVERKSNLKRHSFAQWIYFVTSLVLTIDYNDEMRPRTDGEKIFTAFYTFISIPVLATTLHLTSSLVFSLLHHMTTKIHRLGLPFYRKTEWMELLTSFLLLVIFTCLVTTFDTYTSSNLNFGNSFYQWLLVLFTIGREKESMTDIPDYKCICLSLFCFLEVVFLVTFAKGAVTCFKRTKKSSMVDRKGKYVFPKREKPGIFYINEGIVKDRFHSASPHLYLKSKLGVIK, from the exons ATGGCGGTCATCAGATGTTGTGCATTTATCTTTGcttctattattattatcattctcGGTGCAACATTTTTTCATGGCATGGAGAAAAAACGTAGCAGTGAATCAGAAGAAGATACATCCATATCTAGAATTCTGCAAAATACAAAGTATAATCTATCGAAAGATAAAGTAGAtgatattttaatgcttctgaAAGAAAACTTTGTAGTCGAGAGAAAAAGCAATTTAAAACGTCACTCATTTGCTCAGTGGATTTACTTTGTTACTAGCCTCGTGTTGACAATAG ATTACAATGATGAGATGCGCCCAAGAACTGATGGCGAAAAAATATTCACAGCTTTTTACACGTTTATTTCAATTCCAGTACTTGCTACAACGCTTCATTTGACATCGAGTCTTGTTTTTAGTCTATTGCATCATATGACAACTAAAATTCATAGACTGGGACTACCTTTTTATCGAAAAACAGAGTGGATGGAACTGCTGACGTCATTTTTGTTGTTGGTCATATTTACATGTTTGGTTACCACATTTGATACTTATACCAGTTCGAATTTAAATTTTGGTAATTCTTTCTACCAATGGCTTTTAGTATTGTTTACAATTGGACGAGAGAAGGAAAGCATGACAGATATACCCGATTATAAATGCATCTGTCTATCACTGTTTTGCTTTCTTGAAGTTGTCTTTTTAGTCACTTTTGCTAAAGGTGCAGTAACTTGCTTTAAAAGGACAAAGAAGTCTTCAATGGTTGATCGAAAGGGAAAGTATGTATTCCCGAAAAGGGAAAAACCAGGTATATTTTACATCAATGAAGGAATTGTAAAAGACAGATTTCATTCGGCATCACCGCATTTATATTTGAAAAGCAAACTGGGTGTGATAAAATAA